The following are encoded in a window of Carya illinoinensis cultivar Pawnee chromosome 15, C.illinoinensisPawnee_v1, whole genome shotgun sequence genomic DNA:
- the LOC122297447 gene encoding putative laccase-9, whose protein sequence is MELINKMGLLFGFVGILFLDGMLLCTAKNIHHYSFILKETNFTRLCTTKSMFTVNGQWPGPTIHVRKGDTAFVNVHNNGKYGVTIHWHGVKQPRNPWSDGPENITQCPIKPGTNFTYEVIFSDEVGTLWWHAHSGWSRATIHGAIVILPENETAYPFPTPDAEQVLLFAEWYNVDVKEIIDNATATGADPRISDAYAINGQPGFPNNCSNETTYRFPVQYGKTYILRVVHAGMNEELFFGIAKHNLTVVARDGAYLKPITTDYVVITPGQTMDILLTADQDPNYYYMAATPFVDAVVPYDSSNTSAILQYAGNYTPPSSPPYPSLPNVTDRAAADNFTTRIRALASIEHPINVPTKIDTKMLITVSINEIFCANESCGGPNGNRLSASLNNISFVTPAIDILQAYYRNLTNVFKEDFPGMPLYVYNFTGDVGNNTLYPTLGTNITIMEYGTAVEIVFQGTNVQTAESHPMHLHGFSFYLVGTGSGNFNETTSPETYNLVDPPEVNTISVPKNGWATVRFIANNPGAWFMHCHFERHASWGMDTVIIVKNGPTNETSVLPILPANLPICS, encoded by the exons ATGGAACTTATAAACAAGATGGGCTTGCTTTTTGGGTTCGTAGGGATTTTGTTTTTGGATGGGATGCTGCTTTGTACGGCCAAAAACATCCACCACTACAGCTTTATT CTGAAGGAGACGAACTTTACAAGGCTGTGTACAACAAAGAGCATGTTCACTGTCAATGGCCAATGGCCTGGCCCGACTATTCATGTTCGCAAAGGCGATACGGCATTTGTAAACGTTCACAACAACGGAAAGTATGGGGTCACTATTCACTG GCACGGGGTAAAGCAACCACGGAATCCATGGTCGGATGGCCCAGAGAATATCACACAGTGTCCTATTAAACCAGGAACAAACTTCACATATGAAGTTATATTTTCAGATGAAGTGGGAACTCTTTGGTGGCATGCCCACAGTGGTTGGTCGCGAGCCACCATCCACGGTGCCATTGTCATCTTACCTGAGAACGAAACCGCTTATCCATTTCCCACGCCCGATGCAGAACAAGTGCTTTTATTTG CGGAATGGTACAATGTAGATGTCAAGGAAATAATTGATAATGCTACAGCAACAGGAGCTGATCCACGGATATCAGATGCCTATGCCATCAATGGTCAGCCAGGATTTCCAAATAATTGCTCTAATG AAACAACATATCGTTTCCCAGTCCAATATGGAAAGACATATATTCTTCGTGTTGTTCATGCTGGAATGAATGAAGAATTGTTCTTTGGAATAGCAAAACACAACCTCACAGTTGTTGCCCGAGACGGTGCATACCTAAAGCCCATAACCACCGATTATGTCGTCATCACGCCAGGGCAAACAATGGACATCTTGCTGACAGCAGACCAAGATCCCAACTACTATTACATGGCTGCAACACCTTTCGTTGATGCTGTTGTTCCATACGATAGTTCCAACACTTCGGCGATTCTGCAGTATGCGGGAAATTATACtcctccatcctctcctccaTATCCTTCCCTTCCTAATGTCACTGACAGGGCTGCTGCAGACAACTTCACAACTCGCATAAGGGCCTTGGCAAGTATTGAGCACCCCATCAATGTCCCTACAAAAATTGACACGAAAATGTTGATTACAGTTTCtataaatgagatattttgcGCTAATGAATCGTGTGGAGGTCCAAATGGTAATAGGCTGTCTGCAAGCTTAAACAACATCAGTTTCGTGACTCCAGCGATTGACATCTTGCAAGCGTATTACAG AAACTTGACGAACGTGTTCAAAGAAGATTTCCCCGGTATGCCCCTCTATGTTTATAACTTCACAGGAGATGTGGGAAACAACACATTATATCCAACCCTAGGGACAAATATTACGATAATGGAATATGGGACGGCAGTGGAAATAGTGTTCCAAGGGACTAATGTTCAGACTGCAGAGAGTCATCCGATGCATCTGCATGGTTTTAGTTTCTATTTGGTAGGGACGGGCTCTGGCAATTTCAATGAGACCACTTCTCCTGAAACATATAATTTGGTGGATCCACCTGAAGTTAACACCATTAGTGTTCCTAAGAATGGATGGGCTACAGTTAGATTCATTGCGAATAATCCTG GGGCTTGGTTTATGCATTGTCATTTCGAACGACATGCTTCTTGGGGTATGGACACTGTTATCATTGTGAAGAATGGACCCACAAACGAAACAAGCGTCCTCCCAATACTCCCAGCAAATTTGCCTATTTGTTCTTAG